Proteins co-encoded in one Gemmatimonadaceae bacterium genomic window:
- a CDS encoding YbhB/YbcL family Raf kinase inhibitor-like protein, producing MTKPSVGGLMVTFLMLHLLALESCKPYARDAGNRDSQNSPSTATTMATAKTLTEISLSSAGFKDGEAIPVQFTCDGANESPPLAWADAPVNTASFALIVEDPDAPGGTFIHWVLYDIPPMTHALPQGVPKGPTVSMLGGAKQGKTGFKNALGYGGPCPPKGSAHHYHFILHALDASLGLQPGATHEEVVAAIRGHEIARGELVGLYARKT from the coding sequence ATGACGAAGCCAAGCGTCGGCGGACTCATGGTGACGTTTCTCATGCTGCACCTTCTCGCGCTCGAATCATGCAAGCCGTATGCGCGCGACGCTGGTAATCGCGATTCGCAAAACTCCCCCTCAACGGCGACGACTATGGCGACCGCAAAGACTCTCACCGAGATCTCGCTCTCGAGCGCTGGCTTCAAGGACGGCGAAGCCATTCCGGTACAGTTCACGTGTGACGGCGCCAACGAATCGCCGCCACTCGCGTGGGCCGACGCGCCCGTCAACACCGCGTCCTTCGCGTTGATCGTCGAAGATCCCGACGCGCCGGGAGGGACGTTCATTCACTGGGTGCTCTACGACATCCCGCCGATGACGCACGCGCTGCCGCAAGGTGTGCCGAAGGGTCCGACGGTGTCGATGCTCGGTGGCGCGAAGCAAGGCAAGACGGGTTTCAAGAACGCGCTCGGCTACGGCGGCCCGTGCCCGCCGAAGGGTTCGGCGCACCACTACCACTTCATTCTGCACGCGCTCGACGCCTCGTTAGGCCTCCAGCCCGGTGCCACCCACGAGGAAGTGGTGGCGGCGATCCGTGGTCACGAGATTGCCCGAGGGGAACTGGTCGGACTTTACGCACGAAAGACGTAG
- a CDS encoding ferredoxin: MSDELHDRVVGGLRVRIDRTLCVGFGDCVTAAPDAFILDGEDIAVFRAPETVDRACLLRACASCPVDALTVWDESGEQIVP; the protein is encoded by the coding sequence GTGAGCGACGAGTTGCACGACCGCGTCGTCGGCGGCTTGCGCGTGCGCATCGATCGCACGCTGTGCGTCGGGTTTGGCGATTGCGTCACGGCCGCGCCGGACGCGTTCATACTCGATGGCGAGGACATCGCGGTGTTCCGCGCGCCGGAGACGGTGGATCGCGCCTGTTTGCTGCGCGCGTGCGCGAGCTGCCCGGTGGACGCGCTCACGGTATGGGACGAGAGCGGCGAGCAGATAGTGCCCTGA